Genomic DNA from Fusarium oxysporum Fo47 chromosome IX, complete sequence:
CTGCAACAGATGGAGGAGGAATCCGGGGCCTATCATCCCTCATCATCCTGAAGTACCTAATGAAACGAGTCAGGCCGGACAACCCCCCCAAACCATGCGAATATTTCGACCTGATTGGAGGGACAAGCACTGGCGGGTGGGTGTTTCTTCCCTTGACTCACCAAAGATTTACTTATGTTACAGACTTATCGCTATCATGCTTGGTCGGCTCCGCATGGATGTAGACACCTGCATTGAAAAGTATGGCGAGCTTTCTTCGCGTGTGTTCCAACCGAAGCGGGCAGGAGTAAACTTCCTGGACAAATTGAAAGATTtcgccaaggctgaggaaAGTATCGCTCTGGCCGTCTTGAGCAGGAGATCAAGAATATGGTAGAGGAGGTTGAGGGCGATGCGCAGTCGAGGCTCCTTCAGATCGGCCCAGACCCCGAATGCAGAGTGTAAAGACAATTCGAAACTGGATCATTTCATGCTAGGTTATAAAGCTAACGTGGCATCAGTTTTGTATGTGCCTTCACGAATGATCTCAACGTCCCTGTCCGACTCCGGTCCTATTCTACGGCAGACTCTGTCGATTCTCTTTCTGGATCACGCTGCGCCATCTGGGAGGCCGCACGAGCCACATCCGCCGCAGCCACATTCTTTGATCGGATCCAGGTCGGACGTCAATATTACGTTGATGGGGCCACAGGCTACAACAACCCAGTAGAAGTAGTTCTCGAAGAAGCCAATTCTATCTGGCCAGACGCACTGGCGAGAATCCAATGCCTCGTAAGCATCGGGACGGGGGTTCCAGACCTAAGGGACTTTGGCGACAACCTCAAGGGCGTATTCGAAACAGTGAAAGAGATCGCGACAGAAACAGAGATAACACAGAAGAGATTCTTGAAAAACCACGTTCATTTAGGCGTCAAGGGTCGTTACTTCCGGCTCAACGTCAATGAGGGCCGCCTTACGGGAGTTGGGTTGGACGAGCATAAGAAGCAGGGTAGAATAGAGATTGCGAGCGAAGATTATCTCGAGGATCCTCAAACCAGAACACTGGTCGATGAATTTCTTGCAGTTCGTGCACCGCTGGCACACAGAACAAGTGAGACCCCAGGTCAGTAAAGGGCTTTGGATTACAATGAGGCGGCTTGTCTTATGATAAATAGTCAATCAAATTTCGTTGGTGCCATATCTCGAAAACACCAAGTTCTCTGGACGCGGAGACATCATTCTTGCAATGAAGCAGTTTTTCACGGCTAAATCTGGAATCCATAGTGGTCAGAAACGACTCATCCTGCAGGGCTTTCCCGGCATCGGGAAGACTTCACTTGCTCTTCATTACTCGTTTGAACATGGCAACGCGTATGATGGGATATTTTGGATCAACGCTCATGTTACTGACACGCCTGCAGACTCAGGTCACCAGAAAACCGCTCGAGAAGCCATTCACCAAGAGCTCCTAAGGATTGATGAGGAGATCAGCAAGCGCACAAATATGCCTCTGGCCAAATGGTGTTTGACAAAGAGATGGCTCCTCATCATAGACAATCTTGAAGATTCTACTGCCTTTCAAGCACAAGCAGCAATCCCGCGAGGGGTGGGAGGGCATGTCATCATTACGAGCCGTCGCACAGATTTGAATCAAGTTGGAACAGTTATGATAATTCCACCTCtgaaagaaaaggaagccGCCAAACTACTCCTTCTCTATAGCGAGAatcgagaacaagaaaaagaggaCCAAGGCAACTCTCTCGAAATTGTCGAAAAGCTCGGCCATGTCCCCCTTGCTATCCGACAATTTGGATGCCTTGTGAGTGAAAAAAGGGAAAGTCTGTCATAGTACATGGGCGAGTTTGATCATCTGATGAAAGAATTGGCATCGTCCGGTCGAGAGTTCTCTGGCCAAACATTTTGAACTTAACGATTCAAGGCCCTTGCTGGCAAGCTTTGAGCTCTCTCTCGGGTACCTGTCGA
This window encodes:
- a CDS encoding phospholipase, patatin family protein, yielding DGGGIRGLSSLIILKYLMKRVRPDNPPKPCEYFDLIGGTSTGGLIAIMLGRLRMDVDTCIEKYGELSSRVFQPKRAGVNFLDKLKDFAKAEESIALAGDAQSRLLQIGPDPECRVFVCAFTNDLNVPVRLRSYSTADSVDSLSGSRCAIWEAARATSAAATFFDRIQVGRQYYVDGATGYNNPVEVVLEEANSIWPDALARIQCLVSIGTGVPDLRDFGDNLKGVFETVKEIATETEITQKRFLKNHVHLGVKGRYFRLNVNEGRLTGVGLDEHKKQGRIEIASEDYLEDPQTRTLVDEFLAVRAPLAHRTSETPGQ